One Thalassoglobus sp. JC818 genomic region harbors:
- a CDS encoding BMC domain-containing protein, with product MNEAIGMIETKGLTATIEGSDAMLKSANVTLVKQVQIGGGFVTTIIRGDVGSVRAAVDAGAAAASKVGDLVGAHILPRPATGLMENF from the coding sequence ATGAACGAAGCGATTGGGATGATCGAAACGAAAGGGCTGACCGCCACGATCGAAGGATCGGACGCGATGCTCAAATCAGCCAACGTGACACTCGTCAAGCAAGTGCAAATCGGTGGTGGATTCGTCACTACGATCATTCGCGGTGACGTTGGCTCAGTGCGAGCCGCTGTCGATGCCGGAGCTGCTGCAGCTTCGAAAGTCGGCGACTTGGTGGGAGCTCACATCCTCCCACGTCCTGCTACAGGACTGATGGAAAACTTCTAG
- a CDS encoding phosphate propanoyltransferase, which yields MSAASNQVTREDVERVVRSVLSRQFGQSPAAPATPTSSGKPNPLVVNISARHCHLTDEHIEILFGKGHKLNPIKWLYQDGYYAAEETVAIVGPRRRMLPEVRVLGPSRGASQVELAFTDAISLGLDIPVRISGDVAGTPGCLIVGPKGSLELHEGVIRAMRHVHMSPSDMAAYGVKDKDLMQLKVESPGCSTTLENVSVRGGDDKIKLEVHLDTDEGNAINLPNATHVQLLKANDSSCGCHT from the coding sequence ATGTCGGCGGCAAGTAATCAGGTGACTCGAGAAGATGTGGAACGGGTTGTACGTTCCGTTTTGAGTCGACAGTTTGGCCAGTCGCCTGCAGCACCCGCGACGCCAACTTCTTCCGGCAAGCCGAACCCGCTCGTCGTTAACATCTCAGCACGTCATTGCCACTTGACTGACGAACACATCGAAATCCTGTTCGGCAAAGGTCACAAACTCAACCCGATCAAGTGGCTCTATCAAGACGGCTACTACGCTGCCGAAGAGACCGTCGCCATCGTCGGCCCACGACGCCGCATGCTTCCAGAAGTGCGAGTTCTCGGCCCTTCGCGAGGTGCTTCTCAAGTCGAACTCGCTTTCACGGACGCGATCTCACTCGGACTCGATATCCCCGTTCGCATCAGTGGTGACGTCGCTGGAACTCCAGGCTGCCTGATCGTCGGTCCCAAAGGAAGCCTCGAACTCCACGAAGGAGTCATTCGTGCCATGAGACACGTGCACATGTCACCGTCCGACATGGCTGCTTATGGCGTTAAAGACAAAGACCTGATGCAACTAAAAGTTGAATCTCCGGGATGTTCAACCACTCTGGAGAACGTTTCCGTTCGCGGTGGAGACGACAAGATCAAACTGGAAGTGCATCTCGACACGGACGAAGGCAACGCAATCAACTTGCCGAATGCCACACACGTTCAACTTCTCAAAGCAAATGACAGCTCGTGTGGCTGTCACACGTAG
- a CDS encoding acetate/propionate family kinase: MKVLVANLGSTSFKYRLFDMESEEQLARGGIDRIGEGADSTCVAEIGSNRIEASQRIADHAAAVQMCLDQLTNPESGCLQSVEEVSAIGFKAVFAGKLSGIHLVNNDLLKAMESLADVAPAHNPPYVKAMRQLQASFPEIPLVAALETAFHDTIPEPLRTYAVPYHWAQEYEVRRWGFHGASHRFIGTKMESLLGSSDAKVISCHLGGSSSVCAMRGGKSQSTSMGMTPQSGLPQNNRVGDFDPFALRLVKRLTGKSYDELLDELSSEGGLLGISGISNDLRDIEKAAEGGDKRAQLAIDIYCADIKRYVGQYLAVLNGADALVFTGGIGENSDIVRQQVCSNMTYAGIELDEQKNQSAREEGIISTEQSKVQIWIVPTNEEIVVARQTAQVVKGE, from the coding sequence GTGAAAGTTCTGGTGGCGAATCTCGGTTCGACGAGTTTCAAGTACCGACTGTTCGACATGGAAAGTGAAGAACAGCTGGCGCGTGGAGGAATCGATCGGATCGGCGAAGGCGCAGACTCAACGTGTGTCGCTGAAATCGGTTCCAATCGAATCGAGGCCAGTCAACGCATTGCAGACCATGCTGCAGCTGTGCAGATGTGCCTGGATCAGTTGACCAACCCCGAGTCAGGCTGCCTGCAGAGCGTCGAGGAAGTTTCGGCGATCGGATTCAAAGCTGTCTTCGCAGGCAAACTGAGCGGAATTCATCTCGTCAACAATGACCTGCTCAAAGCCATGGAATCATTGGCGGATGTTGCACCAGCACACAATCCGCCATATGTGAAAGCCATGCGTCAGCTGCAGGCTTCATTCCCCGAGATTCCCTTGGTCGCTGCCCTCGAAACCGCATTCCACGACACGATTCCAGAACCGCTGCGAACGTACGCTGTCCCCTATCACTGGGCCCAGGAATACGAAGTCCGCCGCTGGGGATTCCATGGAGCGAGTCACCGATTCATCGGAACCAAGATGGAGTCTCTCCTCGGTTCCAGCGACGCGAAAGTGATTTCGTGCCATCTTGGCGGAAGCAGTTCTGTCTGTGCCATGCGGGGAGGCAAATCTCAATCAACCTCGATGGGCATGACTCCTCAATCAGGATTGCCACAGAATAACCGTGTCGGAGATTTCGATCCGTTCGCTCTCAGACTCGTCAAACGACTGACAGGCAAGTCGTACGATGAGCTGCTCGACGAACTCTCTTCCGAAGGGGGACTTCTGGGAATCAGTGGAATTTCGAATGATCTGCGAGACATCGAAAAAGCTGCTGAAGGGGGCGACAAGAGAGCCCAACTCGCCATCGACATTTACTGTGCCGACATCAAACGATACGTCGGTCAGTATCTCGCGGTTCTCAATGGTGCCGATGCTCTCGTGTTCACTGGCGGAATTGGTGAGAACAGTGACATCGTCCGCCAACAGGTCTGCAGCAACATGACCTACGCTGGCATCGAACTCGACGAACAGAAGAATCAAAGCGCTCGCGAAGAGGGAATCATTTCTACCGAGCAGAGCAAAGTTCAGATCTGGATTGTGCCGACCAACGAAGAAATCGTTGTCGCCCGGCAAACAGCCCAAGTGGTCAAGGGAGAGTGA
- a CDS encoding EutN/CcmL family microcompartment protein yields MFLAKITGNVTSTHKVQAMVGQKLFIVEPLRVDEQNQDSLKSTGRTFIAVDTVGAGEGEVVLIVQGSSARFTDDTKTLPIDCAIIGIVDNVRVGSHAIYSEGSDS; encoded by the coding sequence ATGTTTCTCGCCAAGATCACAGGCAACGTGACATCAACACACAAAGTGCAGGCCATGGTTGGCCAGAAGCTGTTCATCGTGGAACCGCTTCGAGTCGATGAACAAAACCAGGACAGCCTTAAAAGTACCGGTCGCACGTTTATCGCGGTCGACACCGTTGGCGCCGGAGAAGGAGAAGTCGTTCTGATCGTGCAGGGTTCGAGTGCACGATTCACCGATGACACCAAAACCCTCCCCATCGACTGTGCCATCATTGGGATTGTGGACAACGTCCGAGTCGGATCACACGCGATCTATTCGGAGGGCAGCGACTCGTGA
- a CDS encoding BMC domain-containing protein produces MAKVSEALGMIETKGLICLIEAADSALKAANVEMVGWEKVGSGLVTIFLTGDVAAVKAAVDAGAGAASKIGEVVSVQVIPRPHEELATILPAKKTTASK; encoded by the coding sequence ATGGCCAAGGTTTCAGAAGCACTTGGAATGATTGAAACAAAAGGGCTCATCTGCCTGATCGAAGCTGCAGACTCTGCCCTGAAAGCTGCAAACGTCGAAATGGTCGGCTGGGAAAAAGTCGGAAGCGGACTCGTCACGATCTTCCTGACCGGAGACGTTGCTGCCGTCAAAGCAGCCGTCGATGCCGGAGCTGGTGCCGCCAGCAAGATCGGTGAAGTTGTCAGCGTGCAGGTCATTCCACGACCACACGAAGAACTGGCAACCATTCTGCCAGCCAAGAAAACCACTGCCAGCAAGTAA
- a CDS encoding aldehyde dehydrogenase family protein, translating to MQATESAIRTVVEEVLAELGKTPKQVNGAAPHFKPAADPSGIRVVSSGAVAGQSSSSVMGSSPNSGDLGVFQSVDAAIAAADAAFQQLSKSTVENRNIVVNIVKTMCEQRAEEWGRKEFEETKIGRLDHKIAKLKIIKQVPGTEWLKPNCFSGDHGISLEEQAPFGVIGAITPVTHSLPTLAGNIVNMVAAGNSIIFNPHPSGAKIACEGVQAFNKAIFEKTGIQNLITIIGTPTIESANEIFHHRKVRMLCVTGGPAVGRAALGAKKRAVVAGPGNPPVVVDETADLENAAKSIVAGAAFDNNLLCIGEKEVFAVQSIFDRLLEAVSKNGGFLLNSSQVDALTKLAFSPPKEAGGHPVLNRDFIGKDAAYLAQQIGVSVPANTEILFGETDTTNPFVPEEQMMPFIPFVRARDTMHAIELAYEFEHGFGHTAIIHSRNVHAMTVMGRLMNTTLFVKNGPSMAGLGLGGEGYLSFSVATPTGEGVTNPGTFTRTRRCVMVDELRVV from the coding sequence ATGCAAGCCACCGAATCCGCGATTCGTACCGTTGTCGAAGAAGTGCTGGCCGAACTTGGGAAGACTCCAAAACAAGTCAACGGAGCAGCCCCGCACTTCAAACCTGCTGCTGACCCAAGCGGCATTCGTGTTGTCTCAAGTGGCGCCGTCGCTGGACAATCTTCAAGCTCCGTAATGGGGTCTTCACCGAACAGCGGAGACTTGGGGGTCTTTCAATCGGTCGACGCAGCCATCGCTGCGGCTGATGCTGCGTTTCAGCAGTTGTCTAAATCGACGGTTGAAAATCGCAACATTGTCGTGAACATCGTCAAAACGATGTGCGAACAACGGGCCGAAGAATGGGGCCGCAAAGAATTCGAAGAAACGAAAATCGGCCGCCTCGATCACAAAATCGCCAAGCTGAAAATCATCAAACAAGTACCCGGCACTGAATGGCTGAAGCCGAATTGCTTCAGCGGTGATCACGGAATTTCGCTCGAAGAACAAGCCCCGTTTGGTGTCATCGGAGCGATCACTCCCGTGACACACTCGCTCCCGACTCTAGCGGGAAACATCGTCAACATGGTCGCTGCTGGGAACAGCATCATCTTCAACCCGCATCCTTCCGGAGCCAAAATCGCATGCGAGGGCGTGCAGGCTTTCAACAAAGCGATCTTCGAAAAGACCGGAATTCAAAACCTCATCACGATCATTGGGACACCGACGATCGAGTCGGCGAATGAGATCTTCCATCACCGCAAAGTTCGCATGCTTTGCGTCACGGGAGGACCTGCCGTCGGACGAGCAGCACTCGGAGCGAAAAAACGAGCTGTTGTCGCTGGGCCTGGAAACCCTCCAGTCGTGGTCGACGAAACTGCTGACCTCGAAAACGCCGCAAAGTCGATCGTCGCGGGAGCAGCCTTCGACAACAACCTACTCTGCATTGGAGAGAAAGAAGTCTTCGCTGTGCAGTCGATCTTTGATCGCCTGCTGGAAGCCGTCTCCAAGAATGGTGGTTTCCTCCTCAACAGCTCACAGGTGGACGCGTTGACAAAACTGGCATTCTCTCCTCCCAAAGAAGCGGGCGGTCATCCCGTTCTCAACCGTGATTTCATTGGAAAAGATGCAGCCTACCTCGCTCAGCAGATTGGAGTTTCTGTTCCTGCGAACACCGAGATTCTCTTCGGCGAAACGGACACAACAAACCCATTCGTGCCTGAAGAACAGATGATGCCATTCATCCCGTTCGTAAGAGCACGAGACACGATGCATGCGATTGAACTCGCCTACGAGTTCGAGCACGGCTTCGGACACACCGCGATCATTCACTCTCGAAACGTCCATGCCATGACCGTGATGGGACGACTCATGAACACCACGCTGTTCGTGAAAAACGGCCCATCAATGGCGGGTCTCGGATTGGGAGGAGAAGGTTATCTCTCCTTCAGCGTCGCCACACCAACCGGCGAAGGTGTGACCAATCCAGGGACCTTCACACGCACACGACGCTGTGTGATGGTCGATGAACTTCGAGTTGTTTAA
- a CDS encoding EutN/CcmL family microcompartment protein, with product MLHAKVIGHATSTVKHPSLNGWRMLLVQPLKSDGSRDGVPFIAIDELGSRAGQDVILTSDGKYVSESMGSKNTPVRWMVIAQPDNQS from the coding sequence ATGTTGCACGCAAAAGTCATCGGGCATGCCACATCCACGGTGAAGCATCCTTCTCTCAACGGCTGGAGAATGTTGCTCGTTCAGCCGTTGAAGTCTGATGGCTCTCGCGACGGAGTTCCCTTTATTGCGATCGACGAACTCGGAAGTCGAGCTGGTCAGGACGTCATTTTGACTTCCGACGGAAAGTACGTTTCCGAATCGATGGGGTCAAAGAACACACCGGTGCGATGGATGGTCATCGCCCAACCCGACAACCAGTCTTAG